TCGTAGCCGGCTCTCTTGCTCCAATTATTGCTACTGAACTATTAAGAACAACAGATTCTTGGGTCCCAGTTGCGCTATATATCGTTTTCGCTGCAGCGATTACATTCGTGGCAACAATCGTTCTAAAAGAGACGAAAGGAGTTCACTTAGAAGATGTTGACGCGAACGACCATCATTTCGAAGAAGCCAAAAACTGAATTTGCTTCTGTAACGCCCTCACACATGCACGTACGCGGGGATTTCGGGTGTTTTCCTGGCGTACAACCATCCAGTAACTTACTTGATGGCTAAACTCTTTAGTTAACACGCGACGTAACGGATATTGCACGGCGACATAATCAGGCAATAGTCCTATTCCAGCGTTATTTATCGTAGCCGAGACGTGACCAAAAACGCTGGTGCATTTTATACCGCGAGCCCCATGAGTTTGCACTGGTAAGGCCTGCCTGCCAGAGTCTAAATCATCGACTTGCAAGCCGGCCTCCACATAGTAATTTAAGGGATAGTTTTCGAGATCCTTTAAATTCTGTGGTTCGCCCCACGTATCAATAAAGCTTTCTGTAGCATAAAGGCATAGTTCATAATCCATAAGTTTTTGATTTATTGCTCTATTAACTTGTGGTTTCCCCACAACTATTTCGATATCCATTCCGGATCGTCGCTGACGGGCTCGCTGCGTAGCGGTGATCATTTCGATTTCTAGATTAGGTTCATTTCTTTGTAAATCTGCTAAAGCTGGGGTAGCGATATGCACTGAAAAAGCATCAGGGGCAGCAATTCTCAACAGCCCACTTAAAATCGGGGAGCTCATCCCTACCTCAAGGCTTCCAAGTTCCCGGAGAACTTTCTCCGCCTCCTCGGCAACGACAATCGTTTTCTCCCCTAGCGCGGACAGCTCCCAACCATTCTTATTACGTAAAAGAAGAGGCCCTCCCAGGGCTTTTTCTAATTCATTAATTCTTCGAGAAACCGTAGTGTGATTAACTCCCAAGTATTGACCTGCGGCGATATATCTCCCTAATCGCGCCACCGCTAAAAAAGTGACCAAACATTCTAAATGCGATGTGTCTATGCGACGTTTCATATCCATCAATCCTCAGTTACACCTTCATGGGAATCAATAGCACCTCGGTAACGGTGTGCGTTGGCGCACACTATTGGTGCAAAATACTGTCTAGACTGCAGTTTCTTCCACATATACCATGTTACCCAGATCACATTTTCAATTCTGAGGACGGAGGAAAAGATGACAACAATTGCATGGATCGGCCTGGGGAACATGGGGTCTCACATGAGTTCCCACCTAGCTGCAGCAGGTCACTCGGTAATCGGATTTGACATCAATCCCGCCGCAATGGAGACGGCGAGATCTCGCGGGGTTAAGACAGCGTCGAGCGTAAGCGAAGCTGTTAGCGAAGCAGAAGTGGTATTCACCATGCTCCCTAAAGGGACACACGTTCGCAGTGTTGTGGAAGAAGTATGGGAAGCCGCAAACCCTGGTACTTTGATCATCGACAGCTCCACGATCGACCAAGCTACTTCCATTGAACTGCATCGTGAATCTTCCCAACGCGGATTCCAATTCGTTGATGCTCCGGTCAGCGGTGGTGTCAGCGGTGCCGAAAATGCGACGTTAGCAATAATGACGGGCGGTGCAGAAGAAGCCGTTGAAGCTGCTGAGCCTTATTTGCAACCGCTCTCGTCTCGACTCTTCCGAGCAGGTGGACCAGGGATGGGTCTCGCAGCAAAAATAGCCAATAACATGATGCTCATGATCAGCATGATGGCTAGTGCTGAGGGATCGCAGCTGGCAGATTCTTTGGGATTAGACCCACAAGTTTTCTGGGATATCGTCAGTGCGTCATCGGGAAATTCCTGGTCCCATCAAACCTGGTATCCGGTCCCAGGAATTGTTGATTCTGCGGCTGCTAATCGAAATTTCGAGCCGGGGTTCACTGCTTTACTTGCACTGAAAGACGTTAGTTTGGCGGTAGAGGCAGGCAAAGCAAAGAATTTAAACTTACCCGCCGCTAATTTAGCCTCAAAACAGT
This genomic interval from Corynebacterium poyangense contains the following:
- a CDS encoding LysR family transcriptional regulator encodes the protein MKRRIDTSHLECLVTFLAVARLGRYIAAGQYLGVNHTTVSRRINELEKALGGPLLLRNKNGWELSALGEKTIVVAEEAEKVLRELGSLEVGMSSPILSGLLRIAAPDAFSVHIATPALADLQRNEPNLEIEMITATQRARQRRSGMDIEIVVGKPQVNRAINQKLMDYELCLYATESFIDTWGEPQNLKDLENYPLNYYVEAGLQVDDLDSGRQALPVQTHGARGIKCTSVFGHVSATINNAGIGLLPDYVAVQYPLRRVLTKEFSHQVSYWMVVRQENTRNPRVRACVRALQKQIQFLASSK
- a CDS encoding NAD(P)-dependent oxidoreductase, with protein sequence MTTIAWIGLGNMGSHMSSHLAAAGHSVIGFDINPAAMETARSRGVKTASSVSEAVSEAEVVFTMLPKGTHVRSVVEEVWEAANPGTLIIDSSTIDQATSIELHRESSQRGFQFVDAPVSGGVSGAENATLAIMTGGAEEAVEAAEPYLQPLSSRLFRAGGPGMGLAAKIANNMMLMISMMASAEGSQLADSLGLDPQVFWDIVSASSGNSWSHQTWYPVPGIVDSAAANRNFEPGFTALLALKDVSLAVEAGKAKNLNLPAANLASKQLKELVDSGLAEKDCTLIAKFVNPDGSLKGWTE